Genomic DNA from Desulfuromonas versatilis:
CATCGACCAGGCTCTGGGTGGGGTGCCAGGTCCGTTCGCGGATCAGGTGGGCGATCTCGGGGGCGAAGCGGATGCGGATCTCCATGGGGGTGTCGTCGATCAGGCCAAAGGCACCGCCGGTCACCTGCTCGGCGGAAAAGTCCTCGGGGACCTCGAAACGCTCCCTGCCGACTTCAACGGCCTGGATGCGGTCGATGAGAAACAGCCGCAGGTCCTGGCGGTTGTGGGCGTAGCCGGCCAGGTAGAGCGAGTCCTTGTAGAACAGCAGGGTGTAAGGATCGAAAAGGTAATCCTCGGCTTTGCGGTTAGGCGGAGCGTAGCGGATGGTGCAGCGATACTGGTAGAGCAGAGCCTGGCGCAGCCCCTGCAGGGCCTCGCGCTTCTCCCGGTAGTCCCGAAGCCCCTGGAAACGCGGCGCCCCGGCCTCGGCGATCCGCTCGAGATGCGCCACACTGCGCGGCGGCAGACTGGAACGGATCCGCCCGAAGATCGCGTCGAGGTCGTCCTGAAACGGGGTCCCCCGCAGAAAGGCGAGCTGCCCCCGGCAGAGGTAGAGGGTCATCAGCTCCTCCAGAGAGAAGGTGATCGGGGGGATTTTTTTGAAGCCGGTGAGAAACCGGTAGAGCACCCGGCCGTCGGCTTCGCGGTCGGATACGAGCGGGTACCCGGCGTCGCGGATCGCCTGCAGGTCGCGAAAGATGGTGCGGCGGTTGACCTGGCATTCCTCGGCCAGGTCGTCCACCGTCGCTCCGTAGCGCGCCTCGAGGATGCGGATGACATCGTGCAGCCGCGCCGCCTGGCTGTATTTTTTTGAGGGCTTGGTCACGCAGCCTCCGGCTGCGGGGTTTCAGGTCCCAGGTCTCAGGTTTCAGGGTTCAGATTTATCCTGACCTCTGTCTCCTGATTCCTGATTCCTGTCTTGATAATACGTATACTTGTGCGCCTTGCCCCGCACCTTGTCCTTGGGGTACTTGCGGATGTTCTTCTCCATCTTGGCAAGGACCACCTCGGAAAGGTCGAGGCCGAGGAAATTGGACAGGGACAGGGAGTAGATGACGATATCGGCGAGCTCCTCGCCGATATCCTGCAGCGCCTCGGGGCTGAGGTTCTTGGACTGCTCGACGGTCAGCCACTGGAAGTGCTCCATCAGCTCCGCCGCCTCGATGGCGATGGACATGCTGAGGTTTTTCGGGGTGTGGTACTGCTCCCAATCCCGTTCGCGGACGAACTGCGCCATCCGCTCCTTGAGCTCCTGCAGGGTGGTCTGCGCGTCGGTCATAAAACCTCCGTGGGCCGTGGGCCGTGGGCCGTGGGCCGTGATCCGTGGACCGTGGGCCGTGGGCCGTGATCCGTGATCCGTGGGCCGTGATCCGTGGGCCGTGGACCGTGGGCCGTGGGCCGTGATCCGTGATCCGTGATCCGTGATCCGTGGGCCGTGATCCGTGGGCCGTGGACCGTGGGCCGTGGGCCGTGGACCGTGGACCGTGGGCCGTGGGCTGTAAAGCCCTAAAAGCTTCTTCGGATCACTGTCCACGGTCCACTGATCACCGCTTTTACTCCCACTCGATCGTCGCCGGGGGCTTGCTGGAAATGTCGTAGGTGACCCGGTTGATCCCCTTGACCTCGTTGATGATGCGGCTGCTGATGTGGGCCAGGATGTCGTAGGGCAGCGGGTACCAGCCGGCGGTCATGAAGTCCTTGGTCTCCACGGCGCGCAGGGCCACCACGTACTCGTAGGTGCGGCCGTCGCCCATGACGCCGACGCTCTTGACCGGCAGGAAGACGGCGAAGGCCTGGCTGATCTT
This window encodes:
- a CDS encoding helix-turn-helix transcriptional regulator, with the protein product MTKPSKKYSQAARLHDVIRILEARYGATVDDLAEECQVNRRTIFRDLQAIRDAGYPLVSDREADGRVLYRFLTGFKKIPPITFSLEELMTLYLCRGQLAFLRGTPFQDDLDAIFGRIRSSLPPRSVAHLERIAEAGAPRFQGLRDYREKREALQGLRQALLYQYRCTIRYAPPNRKAEDYLFDPYTLLFYKDSLYLAGYAHNRQDLRLFLIDRIQAVEVGRERFEVPEDFSAEQVTGGAFGLIDDTPMEIRIRFAPEIAHLIRERTWHPTQSLVDEPDGSVLLTLEASGEKEILSWLYSYLPHVQVLEPATLREAFLGGLQEALAKHHQGS
- a CDS encoding nucleotide pyrophosphohydrolase; the protein is MTDAQTTLQELKERMAQFVRERDWEQYHTPKNLSMSIAIEAAELMEHFQWLTVEQSKNLSPEALQDIGEELADIVIYSLSLSNFLGLDLSEVVLAKMEKNIRKYPKDKVRGKAHKYTYYQDRNQESGDRGQDKSEP